GAAGGCGGGCTCAAGGGTGGCCCGCCTTGCGGGGGCCACCCCCGCGTATGCCGTGGATCCTGGGGGTCGCGCTCGACAGCTGATGAAGATGACCGCAGGTCAGAACGGTGATACCGCGAGGGGTACCCAGGGACGGCCCAGATTGGCACTCTATCCGCCGGTTCTGGTCGAGCGAGAGGTTTCCCCCCTCACGTTCCCCCACCTGGGTCAATCCCGGTCGCGCCCGGCCGGGCGTCCTACCACTCACCGGCGGAGGACTTGGATCCGCCGCGGGTGAACTTCTTCACCACGAAGACCAGACCGCCGACGAGGGCCGCGAAGAGCAGCAGCTTGAAGACGAAGGCGATCAGTGTCCCGAGGATGGTAGTGATGACTCCTCCGAAGACGAACAGCGCCAGAAGCGGAACGGCGACCCACTTGACCCACCAGGGCATGCCCTCGAACATCGCTCGGATCCCGTTCATGTCCACAACCTTTTCCTCGTCGGTGACTTCCTGCTTTCGATGCTAGGAGGCGACGGTCTCCACCGGGTGCCCGCGAGCCCTCGGAACCCCCTGATCCGACCCTTAGGGGGATCAGGGCTCCTACCCTCAGCCCTCCGGCGGGGAGAAGACCACCAGCACTTTCAGCGGTTCCGTGATGTGGTGGAACCTGTGCGGCACACCGGCCGGGACATAGACGACGCTCCCGTTCGCCACCGTCGTCGTCTCCTCCCCGACCGTGATCGAGGCCCGGCCGCTCACGACGAAGTACACCTCGTCCTGTCGGTGCGGCTGCTGGGGGTCGGTCTGTCCTGCATCGAGCGCGTACAGCCCGACCGACATGTTCCGCTCCTTCAGGAACTGCAGGTACGCGCCGTCATTGGCAGCCCGTTCCGCTTCGAGCTCGTCCAGCCGGAAGGCTTTCATCCTTGTCCTACCCCTTGTTCCGCGGTGCCGTGGAATCCGCTGATCTGACGATGTCCCACCAGGATCTTCTCTGCAACGATCGGACCCATGACGAACTTCGTAGTCAAGACGCTCGCCAACGCGGCGGCCCTGGCCGTGGCCATATGGCTGGTCGCCGGCATCACGCTCGACGAGGGCGTGGACAGCACCGGCAACCGGGTCCTCACCCTGATCCTGGTCGCTCTGGTCTTCGGCCTGGTCAACTTCATCGTCAAGCCCGTGGTGAAGCTGCTCTCCCTGCCGCTCTTCATCCTCACCCTCGGCCTGTTCACCCTCGTGGTGAACGCCCTCATGCTGCTGCTGACTTCCTGGCTGGCCAAGCAGTTCGACCTCAGCTTCCATGTCGAGGGGTTCTGGACCGCGGTCATCGGCGCTCTGATCATCTCCGTCGTCTCCTGGGCCGTGAACCTCGCCCTGCCCGACAAGAGCTGACCGGCCACCCGTACCGCGCGTGTTGAAGGAGCCCATCCCGTGAACGATCACTCCGAGGCATCGGCCGACCGGTACGGCGACGGGACCCGGGCCGTCCGCGCCGGGCTGCCCGAGCCCGTGAAGAACGAGCCGCCGTTGCCGGGGCCCGTCTTCGCTGCCCACTTCCACCTCCCCGGCGAGGTCGAGGGACCGTACGCCTACGCCCGGGACAGCAACCCGACCTGGACACTGCTGGAACGGGCCATCAGCGAGCTGGAGGCACCCGGCCAGGACGGCGCGGAAACCGTCGTCTTCGCTTCCGGGATGGCCGCCATCTCCGCCGTCCTCCTGTCACAGACCCGGTCGGGGGACACCGTCACCCTTCCCTCCGACGGCTACCAGGCACTGCCGCTGCTCCAGGAGCAGCTCAAGGCCTACGGAATCCGCGTGCGCACGGCCCCGACCGCCGGCGATGCCCAGCTCTCGGAGCTCGACGGCGCCCGGTTGCTGTGGATCGAAACGCCGTCCAACCCGGGCCTCGACGTGTGCGACGTACGCCGCCTCGTCGCCGCCGCGCACGCCGGCTCCACCCTCGTCGCGGTCGACAACACGCTCGCGACGCCGCTCGGGCAGCGTCCACTGCAACTCGGCGCGGACTTCTCCGTCGCCAGCGGCACCAAGGGACTCACCGGTCACGGCGACCTCCTGATCGGCTACGTCACCTGCCGCGACCCCGAGCTGGCCGCCGCGATCCGCCGCTGGCGCAAGATCGTCGGAGCCATCCCGGGCCCGATGGAAACCTGGCTGGCCCACCGCTCCCTGGCAACGATCCAGCTCCGGGCACAGCGCCAGTGGGCCAATGCGCTTGCCGTCGCCGAAGCACTGCGCGAGCGCGCCGACGTGAGCGGACTGCGGTATCCGGGACTGCCGTCGGACCCGTCGCACAAAACGGCCACCTTGCAAATGAGCGGCTATGGGTCGGTGGTCTCGTTCACCCTGTCCGACCGCGCGCACGCGGAACGCTTCATGAACGCCCTGCGCCTGGTGGAGGACGCCACGAGTTTCGGTGGGGTGCGGTCCACCGCGGAGCGGCGCGGACGGTGGGGCGGGGACGCGGTGCCGGAAGGCTTCATCCGCTTCTCGGCCGGCGCCGAGGACACCGACGACCTGGTCGCAGACGTCCTGCGGGCTCTAGATTCCGCGGGCCAATTCAACTGAGTGGATGAGCGGGAGTGGTCCGAGCCTCCCCCCTCTTGGCTCGGACCCCCCGCTGGTTCCCTCGGTGAAGAACCACATCCACAAGGCTAGTTGACTTAGCGTCAGAGTCCAATCACGGTAGCGACAGGGGCCTATCGGCATATTTATAGTTGAAGGCCCCAACGAGAGGGGCCGCCATGGACCTGGCCCTGTTGCGTACCTTCGTCGCGGTGCACCGGGCCGGCTCGTTCACCCGTGCCGCCGCACTGCTCGGGCTGTCCCAGCCCGCCGTCACCTCGCAGATCCGCACCCTCGAACGGCAACTGGGCCGGCCGCTCTTCCACCGCCGGGCTCGTGGGGTAACGCCCACCGCGATCGGTGACGAGCTCGCCCACAAAGCCGCTCCCCACCTCGACGCATTGCTGCGCATCGCCGAGACGGAACGCGAGGCGGCCGGCGGGTTACGCACGCTGCACATCGCCGGTCCCCCCGAGTTCGTGTGCCAGCGCGTGCTCCCGGCCCTGGCGCCTCTCGTGGGACAAGGCCAGACCCTGCGCACCGCCCTCAAGGCCGACGCCGAGGAGGCCCTCGACGGACTGTCCGCCGGGCAGCACGACCTCGTCGTCACCACCGGTCGTCCCCGTGGCGGCCCGGTCACTGCCACCGCCCTGTGCGACGAGGAACAGGTACTCGTCGCCGCGCCCTACTGGGCCGCGCTCGTCGATCCGGTCCTTCTGCGGGCCAAGGGCGGCGGCAGCCCGGCCGCCCTCGAAGGGATCCCGGTCGTGGAGGTCCACGAGAGCCTCCCCCTCATCACGCGCTACTGGGCCGCCGTCTTCGATGCGCTGCCGGAAGCCGCCGCCACCGTCGTCGTGCCCGACCTGAGGGCGGTACGAGAGTGTGTCCGGGCCGGCGCCGGGCTCGCCGTGCTGCCCCGTTACCTCTGCCAGGACGCCATCGACCGCGGCCAGATCGTCTCTCTGCTGGAGCCCGCGGTACCACCCCTGCGTACCTGGTTCGTCGTCGTACGGACTGGCAGTCTGGCGCTCGCCCACCTCGCCCGGGCCCATGACCGGCTGCTGCGCGCCGCCGTGGACTGGTGATCCGCCGCCGCGGAGTACAGACCGCGGAAACCGCGTGTTTCGCGACCACGCGTTTCAGAAGCGGAAGAGTGGGCCACTCTTCTCCCATGACCGAACGTCCCGTCGTCAAACGCACCGCCCGCGCGATCCTGCTCGACGGTGACGACCTGATCCTCATCAAACGCACCAAGCCCGGCCTCGACCCGTACTGGCTCACTCCCGGCGGGGGGGTGGAGCCCACGGACGCCACCGTGGTCGACGCCCTGCACCGGGAAGTCCACGAGGAACTCGGCGCCAAGATCGTCGACGTGGTGCCCTGCTTCGTGGACACCGTCGAGCACATCGCCGACGGCGGAGTGACCGGCGTCAAGGTGCAGCACTTCTTCGTCTGCCGTCTGGAGTCCATGGATCCCGCACAACGGCACGGCCCCGAGATCGACGAGCCCGAGGGCGAATACGAGATCGTCCGTGTGCCGTTCAGCCGGGTCGGCATCGCGGCCGTCCACCTCGTCCCGCTGTCCCTGCGCCACTACCTCGACGGCAACATCGAAGGCGTACGGGCGATGCACGCCCCCGACCTGCGCTGACGATCTGCCGAGGGGCCGAGGGGCAGTCGCCGGGTCAGCCGGCGGCTCCCACCAACTCCTCGACCGAGTCGTAGCGGATCCGCTCCCACGGGATCCCGATCCGCTTGAGGGCGTCCACACCATTGCGGACCATCGCCGGCGGACCCGAGATGAAGGCGTCGTACGAGCTCCAGGGCCCGTTCGCACCGACGGCCTGGGGCAGCTGCCCCGCCAACCCCTCCCCGACGACCGGACGTACCGACAGCCAAGGATGTGACCGCTGCAGCCCGAGCAGCGTGTCCTTGTCGTACAGGTCGGTGTCGCTGCGCGCTCCGAAGAAGACTTCCATGCGGCGTCGTTCACCGTGCTCCGCCACATCCTCGATCAACGCCTTGATCGGGGCGATGCCCGTCCCGCCGCCGAGGCAGAGCATCCCGTTGTCCGTGCTGTGGTCCACCACCATCGATCCGGCCGGAGGGCCCAGGCGCAGGACATCACCCGGCCGGGCGTGACGCACCAGGGCGTTGGAGACCCAACCCGCCGGAACGGCCTTGACGTGGAAAGACAGCAACCCGTCGGCGCGCGGGGCGGAGGCGAAGGAATAGTGCCGCCAGACCCGAGGCCACCACGGGGTCTCCAGGCTCGTGTACTGGCCTGCGAGGAATGCGTACGGCCGGTCCGGGCGCACCGTCAGCACCGCGATGTCCGGTGTCCGCAGATCGTGGGCGACCACCTCCGCGTGCCACCAGGCCGGCGCTTTGAACTCGTCCTCGGCCGCCGCGTCGATCATGATCTGGGAAATCAAGGTGTACGCCCGCACCCATGCGGCCTCGGCTTCCGGCCCCCAGGTCAGCTCCGCGTACCGGGACAGCGCCCCCATCAGCGCCTCGCCCACCAGGGGGTAGTGGCCTGCCATGGTTCCGTACTTGCGGTGGCCGGTGCCGAGCCGACGCAGATAGGGGGTGAGCACCTCGGGATCGTCGATGTGTTCGGCGGCCGTGAGGAGCGCCTTCAGCAGCCGGTCGCGCTGGGTGTCCATGGCCACGGGGAACATCTCCCGCACCTCGGGTTGCCGCGTGAACAGCAGGGCGTAGAAGTACGAAGTGACCTTGTCGGCGATGGGCGCGATCTCCGCGAGCGTGCTGCGGATGAGTACGGCATCGGGGGAGGGCTCGGTCGCCCCGGCACCGGAAGGTATCCGGTCCGTCCCCCGTCTTGCCGGTCTGGTGGACGGAGCGTCCATGCGGTGCCTCGCTTAGAGCATCTCGGTCGGTCTGCACACACCACGGTCGAATCCGTGGTTCCGGGCTTTATAGCGTGCCAGCGGACCGTGTGCCCCGCGGGGGAATGAGGAAACTCGGCGCTCGCATTCCCCTTTCCCCCTAAGATACGGCGACTTCCTGACGTGTCGTCCCGAGGAGCCGGTACGCCTCGCGGAGGTCCCGTCCCTGGTAGATGTATGTGGCCCGCTCCGCCAGGTACTGCTGCGCGTTGACTGCAATCGACGTCGGTACCACCTCGAAGAGCACTGAATCGGTCAGAGAGTCCCCGTAGGCGACACAGTCGTTCCGGCTCACTCCGAACCGGGCGCACAGCCGGTCGGCGACCTCCACCTTCCCCTCCGGGGTGAGGATCCCCGTGACGTCCATGGGCCCGGTGAAGGGGACCGCTGGGTAGACCGACCCGTGCGCGGCATCCGCTCCCCACTCCAGGAGCAACTCCACGAAGAAGGAGGGAGACAGTGAGATCACCGCGCAAAGATCACCACGTTCCTTGATCTCCCGCCACACCTCGCGGATCCCCTCCAGCCACGGGGCACCGTCGAACGCAGCCCGGACATGGGCGGCCGTCAGGTCCGACCACAATGCGTGCGCCGCCAGGGAGAACTCGTGCGGGCCGATCTCCCGGGCAGCGAAGGCCCGTTCCAGCTCGGCGATCTCCTGGCTGACGCCGAGCTGCCGGGAGATCTCTACCGGCGCCGCCGACCCGTACATCAGGGTGCCATCGAGGTCGAAGAGGTGCAGACGCGTCATAGTCATCGAGGCTAGCTTCCATGTTTCACGTGAAACAGCCTGTTTCACGTGAAACACAGACCGGCCTCGACCCGGTGAGGCAGCAGCAGCCGGGCAGGCCGGACGGATGTTTCACGTGAAACGTTCGCCGCGTCGAGCGCCTCGGTCTGCCAAATCCTCTGGACGGCCTCCGCGTCATGATCCAGGCTGAGCCGGTGACACCATCAGAGCTCACCGACCTGCCGATCCGCTCACTGGCCCTGAACGATCTCCGCCACTGCGCCGACCTCTCCGAGGACCGTGGCTGGCTCCGCGAGGACCACAAATGGGGACTCCTCCTTGTGGCCGGGGACGGTTACGGAATCGACGCCCCCGACGGCAACGGACTCGCCGCGGTGTGCGTCGTCACCCGATACGGCCGGCCACATGCCGATCCGGAGCTTGCCGCCATCGGCATGGTCCTCGTCGCCGACCGGTACGCGCGGCAGGGCATGGGGCGCCGCCTCATGACGTACATCTGCAACGACGTCCTCAAGGGCATCCCGCTCACTCTCCACGCCACGCCCTTCGGACGCCCGCTCTATGAGGAACTCGGCTTCGACGCCATTGGCAGCGCCGAGATGTTGCAGGGAAGCTTCCAACCGGATCCCGCACCGCCAGGGTCCGAAGCCGCACTCGTCAGGCCGGCCACCGCCGATGACATCGCCCGGATCGTCGGCTTGGACACGGAGGTGTTCGGTACGGACCGCACCCACCTGTTGACGCGACTGCCGGCCTTCGCAGACAGGTTGTTCGTCGCCGAGGAAAGCACCGGTGAGCTGATCGGTTACGCCGCCATCTGGCCCAACATGGAAACTCATGTGATCGGGCCGCTTGTCGCCCAGGACACAGCCACTGCACGAGCTCTGGTCAACGCACTGGCGGCCACCACCGATCGACCGCTGCGCACCGATGTCGACGTACGCCACGAAGGGCTCATTGCGTGGCTCAAAGCCCGCGGTCTCGGTTCTCTGGCCGTCAACGCCGTGATGACCCGGGACATTTCCCGTCTCCCCGGCGACTGGAAACGGCGCTGGGCCCCGATCACCGTCGCCGCAAGCTGAGGAAGGAACCACCATGGCCGACGACACCGAGCTCACCATCCGCCCCGCGACCGAGGCCGATCTACCCGCCATCGTCTCCCTGCTCGCCGACGACCCGCTCGGGGCGGCCCGCGAATCTCCGGACGATCTCGCCCCCTATGTCGAGGCTCTCAAGCATCTGACGGACGACCCCCACCAACACGTGATGGTGGCCGTCCGCGGTGAGCGTGTCGTGGGTACCCTCCAGCTCACCGTCGTCGCAGGCCTTTCCCGCCGGGGAGCCACCCGCTCCATCATCGAAGGGGTTCGCGTTCACGCCGATGAACGGGGCAGCGGCCTGGGCACCCGATTCATCGAGTGGGCGATCGAGAGGTCCCGCCAAGAGAACTGTGCGCTGGTCCAGCTCACCTCCGACGTCACACGGACCGACGCGCACCGTTTCTATGAACGGCTCGGCTTCACCGCCTCCCACGTCGGATTCAAACTCGCGCTCTGACGGATCGCCCCACGGCCGGGCCGCTGTCCGTAGCCCGGCCTACGAT
This Streptomyces sp. NBC_00539 DNA region includes the following protein-coding sequences:
- a CDS encoding DUF5326 family protein, with product MNGIRAMFEGMPWWVKWVAVPLLALFVFGGVITTILGTLIAFVFKLLLFAALVGGLVFVVKKFTRGGSKSSAGEW
- a CDS encoding cupin domain-containing protein, with the protein product MKAFRLDELEAERAANDGAYLQFLKERNMSVGLYALDAGQTDPQQPHRQDEVYFVVSGRASITVGEETTTVANGSVVYVPAGVPHRFHHITEPLKVLVVFSPPEG
- a CDS encoding phage holin family protein; its protein translation is MTNFVVKTLANAAALAVAIWLVAGITLDEGVDSTGNRVLTLILVALVFGLVNFIVKPVVKLLSLPLFILTLGLFTLVVNALMLLLTSWLAKQFDLSFHVEGFWTAVIGALIISVVSWAVNLALPDKS
- a CDS encoding cystathionine gamma-lyase, giving the protein MNDHSEASADRYGDGTRAVRAGLPEPVKNEPPLPGPVFAAHFHLPGEVEGPYAYARDSNPTWTLLERAISELEAPGQDGAETVVFASGMAAISAVLLSQTRSGDTVTLPSDGYQALPLLQEQLKAYGIRVRTAPTAGDAQLSELDGARLLWIETPSNPGLDVCDVRRLVAAAHAGSTLVAVDNTLATPLGQRPLQLGADFSVASGTKGLTGHGDLLIGYVTCRDPELAAAIRRWRKIVGAIPGPMETWLAHRSLATIQLRAQRQWANALAVAEALRERADVSGLRYPGLPSDPSHKTATLQMSGYGSVVSFTLSDRAHAERFMNALRLVEDATSFGGVRSTAERRGRWGGDAVPEGFIRFSAGAEDTDDLVADVLRALDSAGQFN
- a CDS encoding LysR family transcriptional regulator — translated: MDLALLRTFVAVHRAGSFTRAAALLGLSQPAVTSQIRTLERQLGRPLFHRRARGVTPTAIGDELAHKAAPHLDALLRIAETEREAAGGLRTLHIAGPPEFVCQRVLPALAPLVGQGQTLRTALKADAEEALDGLSAGQHDLVVTTGRPRGGPVTATALCDEEQVLVAAPYWAALVDPVLLRAKGGGSPAALEGIPVVEVHESLPLITRYWAAVFDALPEAAATVVVPDLRAVRECVRAGAGLAVLPRYLCQDAIDRGQIVSLLEPAVPPLRTWFVVVRTGSLALAHLARAHDRLLRAAVDW
- a CDS encoding NUDIX hydrolase yields the protein MTERPVVKRTARAILLDGDDLILIKRTKPGLDPYWLTPGGGVEPTDATVVDALHREVHEELGAKIVDVVPCFVDTVEHIADGGVTGVKVQHFFVCRLESMDPAQRHGPEIDEPEGEYEIVRVPFSRVGIAAVHLVPLSLRHYLDGNIEGVRAMHAPDLR
- a CDS encoding globin domain-containing protein: MDAPSTRPARRGTDRIPSGAGATEPSPDAVLIRSTLAEIAPIADKVTSYFYALLFTRQPEVREMFPVAMDTQRDRLLKALLTAAEHIDDPEVLTPYLRRLGTGHRKYGTMAGHYPLVGEALMGALSRYAELTWGPEAEAAWVRAYTLISQIMIDAAAEDEFKAPAWWHAEVVAHDLRTPDIAVLTVRPDRPYAFLAGQYTSLETPWWPRVWRHYSFASAPRADGLLSFHVKAVPAGWVSNALVRHARPGDVLRLGPPAGSMVVDHSTDNGMLCLGGGTGIAPIKALIEDVAEHGERRRMEVFFGARSDTDLYDKDTLLGLQRSHPWLSVRPVVGEGLAGQLPQAVGANGPWSSYDAFISGPPAMVRNGVDALKRIGIPWERIRYDSVEELVGAAG
- a CDS encoding HAD family hydrolase, with translation MTRLHLFDLDGTLMYGSAAPVEISRQLGVSQEIAELERAFAAREIGPHEFSLAAHALWSDLTAAHVRAAFDGAPWLEGIREVWREIKERGDLCAVISLSPSFFVELLLEWGADAAHGSVYPAVPFTGPMDVTGILTPEGKVEVADRLCARFGVSRNDCVAYGDSLTDSVLFEVVPTSIAVNAQQYLAERATYIYQGRDLREAYRLLGTTRQEVAVS
- a CDS encoding GNAT family N-acetyltransferase; translation: MIQAEPVTPSELTDLPIRSLALNDLRHCADLSEDRGWLREDHKWGLLLVAGDGYGIDAPDGNGLAAVCVVTRYGRPHADPELAAIGMVLVADRYARQGMGRRLMTYICNDVLKGIPLTLHATPFGRPLYEELGFDAIGSAEMLQGSFQPDPAPPGSEAALVRPATADDIARIVGLDTEVFGTDRTHLLTRLPAFADRLFVAEESTGELIGYAAIWPNMETHVIGPLVAQDTATARALVNALAATTDRPLRTDVDVRHEGLIAWLKARGLGSLAVNAVMTRDISRLPGDWKRRWAPITVAAS
- a CDS encoding GNAT family N-acetyltransferase, translating into MADDTELTIRPATEADLPAIVSLLADDPLGAARESPDDLAPYVEALKHLTDDPHQHVMVAVRGERVVGTLQLTVVAGLSRRGATRSIIEGVRVHADERGSGLGTRFIEWAIERSRQENCALVQLTSDVTRTDAHRFYERLGFTASHVGFKLAL